A window of the Agrococcus jejuensis genome harbors these coding sequences:
- a CDS encoding RuBisCO large subunit C-terminal-like domain-containing protein, translating into MRDPRRIRATYLIEATDVARAAALLAGEQSSGTFVRIAGETDALRQRHGAEVVSLEELGRTAPSLPSRTSPEHVTAARIVVEFPMETVGTDLATIQTTVAGNLFELGELFACRLEALELPDELVAAHAGPAFGVAGTRALLGGATGAMVGTIVKPNVGLDADGFRTVVRALVGAGIDLVKDDELMTDPGYLPLATRVAIAGEEIDRAAQVTGRRALYAANITGDLANLERRHDLAVEAGTGCVMLAIPVMGVPSLELLRTFASVPIHGHRAGLAASMRHPGLGVSYRAWQVLARLAGADHLHASGLGSKFSERDDEVVDSIRALQAPLGATIAPVPTLSSAQTVRSPHPTFAAIGNDDVLMLAGGGIIGHPDGPAAGVRSLRAAWEAAVSGEPLEAAGARLAGAGDATLARALGTFGAAA; encoded by the coding sequence ATGCGCGATCCGCGCCGCATCCGAGCCACGTACCTGATCGAGGCGACCGACGTCGCGCGCGCCGCGGCGCTCCTCGCCGGCGAGCAGTCGAGCGGCACGTTCGTGCGGATCGCGGGCGAGACGGATGCGCTGCGCCAGCGCCACGGCGCCGAGGTCGTGTCGCTCGAGGAGCTCGGGCGCACGGCCCCGTCGCTGCCGTCGCGCACGAGCCCCGAGCACGTGACGGCGGCGAGGATCGTCGTCGAGTTCCCGATGGAGACCGTCGGCACCGACCTCGCGACGATCCAGACGACCGTCGCGGGCAACCTCTTCGAGCTCGGCGAGCTCTTCGCGTGCAGGCTCGAGGCGCTGGAGCTGCCCGACGAGCTCGTCGCGGCCCACGCGGGTCCCGCGTTCGGCGTCGCAGGCACGCGCGCGCTGCTCGGCGGCGCGACCGGCGCCATGGTCGGCACGATCGTCAAGCCGAACGTGGGCCTCGACGCCGACGGCTTCCGCACGGTCGTGCGCGCGCTCGTCGGTGCGGGCATCGACCTCGTGAAGGACGACGAGCTCATGACCGACCCCGGCTACCTGCCGCTCGCGACGCGCGTCGCGATCGCCGGCGAGGAGATCGACCGAGCCGCGCAGGTCACGGGACGTCGCGCGCTGTACGCCGCGAACATCACGGGCGACCTCGCGAACCTCGAGCGCCGCCACGACCTCGCGGTCGAGGCGGGCACGGGATGCGTCATGCTCGCGATCCCCGTGATGGGCGTGCCCTCGCTCGAGCTGCTGCGCACGTTCGCGAGCGTGCCCATCCACGGGCACCGTGCGGGCCTCGCCGCCTCGATGCGGCATCCCGGGCTCGGCGTCTCGTACCGCGCGTGGCAGGTGCTCGCGCGTCTCGCCGGCGCGGACCACCTGCACGCGAGCGGGCTCGGCAGCAAGTTCTCGGAGCGCGACGACGAGGTCGTCGACTCCATCCGCGCGCTGCAGGCGCCGCTCGGCGCGACGATCGCGCCCGTGCCCACGCTGTCGTCGGCGCAGACGGTGCGCTCGCCGCATCCGACGTTCGCGGCGATCGGCAACGACGACGTGCTCATGCTCGCTGGCGGCGGCATCATCGGCCACCCCGACGGGCCCGCCGCCGGCGTGCGCAGCCTGCGCGCCGCGTGGGAGGCGGCCGTCTCCGGCGAGCCGCTCGAGGCGGCAGGCGCACGGCTCGCCGGTGCGGGCGACGCGACGCTCGCCCGCGCGCTCGGCACGTTCGGCGCGGCCGCCTGA
- a CDS encoding four-carbon acid sugar kinase family protein produces the protein MARTAQVGFVADDLTGAADVLAQAHAEGLDAALVLDAAHPLPDDVDVVGIAGPLRSLDAPALEAEARRGFAALAARDLRVVIDKVCSTFDSSPTIGSIGASIAAMRATWPGRGAVPVVPAQPEFGRYTAFSQHFGTHGGAVHRLDRHPVMATHPSTPMREADLRRVLQEQLSGHPAIDGLHLPALADPHALRDAWTALAATDAPAFVVDAVTPEHMDAVATTLLDEADRGSAPALVVGSGGIMAALARALRRTPRIAPPTTSPSGPVLVVSASASATTAAQLDDALAVGFVEVAIPADAFGDPTSEADSAWSRAVEDALAAGHHVVAHTTRGGDDPRIAASTASAADVGGLIGRLAGRMARAGRTRDLAICGGDTSSHALVALGARELRVDELFVLVGPICRTDDASDAAGCRVLLKGGQVGPVDVLRRFAGIPTR, from the coding sequence ATGGCGCGCACCGCGCAGGTCGGGTTCGTCGCCGACGACCTCACGGGCGCAGCCGACGTGCTCGCGCAGGCGCATGCCGAGGGGCTCGACGCCGCCCTCGTGCTCGACGCCGCGCATCCGCTGCCCGACGACGTCGACGTCGTGGGCATCGCCGGCCCGCTGCGCTCGCTCGACGCGCCCGCGCTCGAGGCCGAGGCGCGCCGCGGCTTCGCCGCGCTCGCGGCGCGCGACCTGCGCGTCGTCATCGACAAGGTGTGCTCGACGTTCGACTCGTCGCCGACGATCGGCTCCATCGGGGCGAGCATCGCGGCGATGCGCGCGACGTGGCCGGGCCGCGGCGCCGTGCCCGTCGTGCCCGCGCAGCCCGAGTTCGGCAGGTACACGGCGTTCAGCCAGCACTTCGGCACGCACGGCGGCGCCGTGCACCGGCTCGACCGGCACCCCGTCATGGCGACGCATCCGTCGACGCCCATGCGCGAGGCAGACCTGCGCCGCGTGCTGCAGGAGCAGCTCTCCGGGCATCCCGCGATCGACGGGCTGCACCTGCCCGCGCTCGCCGACCCGCACGCCCTCCGGGATGCCTGGACGGCGCTCGCCGCGACCGACGCGCCCGCGTTCGTCGTCGACGCCGTCACGCCCGAGCACATGGACGCCGTCGCGACGACGCTGCTCGACGAGGCCGACCGCGGCTCCGCGCCCGCGCTCGTCGTCGGCTCCGGCGGCATCATGGCCGCCCTCGCGCGTGCGCTGCGGCGCACGCCGCGCATCGCGCCGCCCACGACGTCGCCGTCGGGGCCCGTGCTCGTCGTCTCCGCGTCCGCGTCGGCGACGACCGCGGCGCAGCTCGACGACGCGCTCGCCGTCGGCTTCGTCGAGGTCGCGATCCCTGCCGACGCATTCGGCGACCCGACCTCCGAGGCCGACTCGGCCTGGAGTCGCGCCGTCGAGGACGCGCTCGCCGCCGGCCACCACGTCGTCGCGCACACGACGCGCGGCGGCGACGACCCGCGCATCGCCGCCTCCACGGCATCCGCCGCCGACGTCGGCGGGCTCATCGGCCGCCTCGCCGGCCGCATGGCCCGCGCCGGCCGCACGCGCGACCTCGCGATCTGCGGCGGCGACACCTCCAGCCACGCCCTCGTCGCGCTCGGTGCGCGCGAGCTGCGCGTCGACGAGCTCTTCGTGCTCGTCGGCCCCATCTGCCGCACCGACGACGCCTCCGACGCAGCGGGCTGCCGCGTGCTGCTGAAGGGCGGCCAGGTCGGCCCCGTCGACGTCCTGCGGCGCTTCGCAGGCATCCCCACTCGCTGA
- a CDS encoding alcohol dehydrogenase catalytic domain-containing protein gives MRAVIKPAPAPGFAYREDWAIREPGAGEVLVDVAAASLCGTDRELYEWTPSAQAFRLSPPVALGHEGSGTIVAVGDGVTGFAVGDRVAFESHIACGTCFECRTGTAHTCPNTRIVGMHIDGLFAEQAVVPAQVCVKVPDSISLEAAALLEGAGVGMHAIQRAGGDVAGQNVLVNGAGPVGLFTAQIAKALGAANVVVVEPNPFRRGQAESIGATAVAPGAHVVELCRDIAGHRGGFDAAFEVSGVRGVMGPMLESLRHEGTIVTVGHPSQPAELEIASQINKRGITLRGIFGRRLWDTWEQLLLLVGSGQVDLEWIITHRLPLSQADEAIELLTGDAGKVLLVPSLG, from the coding sequence ATGAGAGCAGTCATCAAGCCCGCACCCGCACCCGGCTTCGCGTACCGCGAGGACTGGGCGATCCGCGAGCCCGGCGCCGGCGAGGTGCTCGTCGACGTCGCCGCAGCGTCGCTGTGCGGCACCGACCGCGAGCTGTACGAGTGGACGCCGTCGGCGCAGGCCTTCCGCCTCTCGCCGCCCGTCGCGCTCGGCCACGAGGGCTCGGGCACGATCGTCGCCGTCGGCGACGGCGTCACGGGCTTCGCCGTCGGCGACCGCGTCGCCTTCGAGAGCCACATCGCGTGCGGCACGTGCTTCGAGTGCCGCACGGGCACGGCGCACACCTGCCCGAACACGCGCATCGTCGGCATGCACATCGACGGCCTCTTCGCCGAGCAGGCCGTCGTGCCCGCCCAGGTCTGCGTCAAGGTGCCCGACTCCATCTCGCTCGAGGCGGCTGCGCTGCTCGAGGGCGCCGGCGTCGGCATGCACGCCATCCAGCGCGCGGGCGGCGACGTCGCAGGCCAGAACGTGCTCGTGAACGGCGCGGGCCCCGTCGGCCTCTTCACGGCGCAGATCGCGAAGGCGCTCGGCGCCGCGAACGTCGTCGTCGTCGAGCCCAACCCCTTCCGCCGCGGCCAGGCCGAGTCGATCGGCGCCACGGCCGTCGCGCCCGGCGCGCACGTCGTCGAGCTGTGCCGAGACATCGCCGGTCACCGCGGCGGCTTCGACGCCGCGTTCGAGGTGTCGGGCGTGCGCGGCGTCATGGGCCCCATGCTCGAGTCGCTGCGCCACGAGGGCACGATCGTGACGGTGGGACACCCGAGCCAGCCCGCCGAGCTCGAGATCGCCTCGCAGATCAACAAGCGCGGCATCACGCTGCGCGGCATCTTCGGCCGCCGCCTCTGGGACACGTGGGAGCAGCTGCTGCTGCTCGTCGGCTCGGGGCAGGTCGACCTCGAGTGGATCATCACGCACCGCCTCCCCCTCTCGCAGGCGGACGAGGCCATCGAGCTGCTCACGGGCGACGCCGGCAAGGTGCTGCTCGTGCCGTCGCTCGGCTGA
- a CDS encoding sugar phosphate isomerase/epimerase family protein, whose protein sequence is MRARLGISTYAYTWRMSELVERPLTLDELVVDAQRLGLGVLQVCDHPPLEVAPPDELAHLRAHADAHGIALEVGTRGIGADHLLRMLDVAVALGSPVVRSMLTAGDDRPSVDEAVERLLAVADAYADAGVALGLETYEQVPTATLLDVVERVGRPETVGICLDPANPVAGLEHPRDVVERCAAATVNVHVKDFAFTRAPGWVGFTYSGARMGEGALDYAHLLETVRPVERGLSQIVEHWVTWPGTIDEAVAIEAEWTEHAARVLLAAHPAD, encoded by the coding sequence ATGCGCGCACGCCTCGGCATCAGCACCTACGCCTACACGTGGCGCATGTCCGAGCTCGTCGAGCGTCCCCTGACGCTCGACGAGCTCGTCGTCGACGCCCAGCGGCTCGGCCTCGGCGTGCTGCAGGTCTGCGACCACCCGCCGCTCGAGGTCGCGCCGCCCGACGAGCTCGCGCACCTGCGCGCCCACGCCGACGCGCACGGCATCGCCCTCGAGGTGGGCACGCGCGGCATCGGCGCCGACCATCTGCTGCGCATGCTGGACGTCGCCGTCGCGCTCGGCTCGCCCGTCGTGCGCTCGATGCTCACGGCCGGCGACGATCGCCCGAGCGTCGACGAAGCCGTCGAGCGGCTGCTCGCGGTCGCCGACGCCTACGCCGACGCGGGCGTCGCGCTCGGTCTCGAGACGTACGAGCAGGTGCCGACCGCGACGCTGCTCGACGTCGTCGAGCGCGTCGGCAGGCCCGAGACCGTCGGCATCTGCCTCGACCCCGCCAATCCCGTCGCGGGGCTCGAGCATCCGCGCGACGTCGTCGAGCGCTGCGCCGCCGCGACCGTCAACGTGCACGTGAAGGACTTCGCGTTCACGCGCGCGCCCGGCTGGGTCGGCTTCACCTACTCGGGTGCGCGGATGGGCGAGGGCGCGCTCGACTACGCGCATCTGCTCGAGACCGTGCGCCCCGTCGAGCGCGGCCTCAGCCAGATCGTCGAGCACTGGGTCACGTGGCCGGGCACGATCGACGAGGCCGTCGCGATCGAGGCGGAGTGGACCGAGCACGCCGCCCGCGTGCTGCTCGCCGCGCATCCCGCCGACTGA
- a CDS encoding AMP-dependent synthetase/ligase → MTDAGQIRPVLVERDPNANTCDLLRDRMTTSPDAPLFAVPDGAGWKDVSTREFHAQVVALAKGFVAAGVEPGDRIGIMSRVRYEWTLIDFAVWYAGAILVPVYETSAPSQIQWILSDSGATRIIVETAEMLARLDEVQADLPAIGDVWRLDSGHLDELVAKGVDVSDEEIERRSRLAKADDVATLIYTSGSTGRPKGVVLTNANFVELSRNAAIDLGEVVAPGSSTLLFITTAHVFARFIAALAVTAGVKVGHQPDTKKLVESMTSFSPTFLLAVPRVFEKVFNVSEQKAEAGGKGKIFRKAAQVAVEHSKAVDAGKVPFGLALQFRVFDALVYKKLKAALGGRVRYAVSGSAPLSTFLGHFYRSLGIRILEGYGLTETTAPATVNRPDKFKIGTVGPVLPGNGVRIADDGEVQVAGIAVFKEYWNNPEATAESFDGEWFKTGDIGELDADGYLRITGRKKEIMVTAGGKNVAPTTLEDPIRSNLIVGQVVAVGDQRPFVGALITLDTEMLPTWLKNNGLDEGMRVEDAISNEAVVAEVTRAVQHGNTQVSRAEGVRKFVILPIDFTEDNGHLTPKMSIKRHNIVKDFGDEIERLYADQSYGVSVP, encoded by the coding sequence GTGACCGACGCCGGCCAGATCCGACCCGTGCTCGTCGAGCGCGACCCGAATGCGAACACGTGCGACCTGCTGCGCGACCGCATGACGACGTCGCCCGACGCGCCCCTGTTCGCCGTGCCCGACGGAGCGGGGTGGAAGGACGTGTCGACGCGCGAGTTCCACGCGCAGGTCGTCGCGCTCGCGAAGGGCTTCGTCGCCGCCGGCGTCGAGCCCGGCGACCGCATCGGCATCATGTCGCGCGTGCGCTACGAGTGGACGCTCATCGACTTCGCCGTCTGGTACGCCGGCGCGATCCTCGTGCCCGTCTACGAGACGAGCGCCCCCAGCCAGATCCAGTGGATCCTCTCCGACTCGGGTGCGACGCGCATCATCGTCGAGACCGCCGAGATGCTCGCGCGCCTCGACGAGGTGCAGGCCGACCTCCCCGCGATCGGCGACGTGTGGCGACTCGACTCGGGCCACCTCGACGAGCTCGTCGCCAAGGGCGTCGACGTGTCCGACGAGGAGATCGAGCGTCGCAGCCGCCTCGCGAAGGCCGACGACGTCGCGACGCTCATCTACACGTCGGGCTCCACGGGTCGCCCCAAGGGCGTCGTGCTGACGAACGCGAACTTCGTCGAGCTGTCGCGCAACGCCGCGATCGACCTCGGCGAGGTCGTCGCGCCCGGCTCGTCGACGCTGCTCTTCATCACGACGGCGCACGTGTTCGCGCGCTTCATCGCGGCGCTCGCCGTCACGGCGGGCGTCAAGGTGGGCCACCAGCCCGACACGAAGAAGCTCGTCGAGTCGATGACCTCCTTCTCCCCCACGTTCCTCCTCGCCGTGCCCCGCGTGTTCGAGAAGGTCTTCAACGTGTCGGAGCAGAAGGCGGAGGCCGGCGGCAAGGGCAAGATCTTCCGCAAGGCCGCCCAGGTCGCCGTCGAGCACTCGAAGGCCGTCGACGCCGGCAAGGTCCCGTTCGGCCTCGCGCTGCAGTTCCGCGTCTTCGACGCCCTCGTCTACAAGAAGCTCAAGGCGGCCCTCGGCGGTCGCGTGCGCTACGCCGTCTCGGGCTCGGCCCCGCTGTCGACGTTCCTCGGCCACTTCTACCGCTCGCTCGGCATCCGCATCCTCGAGGGCTACGGCCTCACCGAGACGACGGCGCCCGCGACGGTCAACCGCCCCGACAAGTTCAAGATCGGCACCGTCGGCCCCGTGCTGCCCGGCAACGGCGTGCGCATCGCCGACGACGGCGAGGTGCAGGTCGCGGGCATCGCGGTGTTCAAGGAGTACTGGAACAACCCCGAGGCGACCGCGGAGTCGTTCGACGGCGAGTGGTTCAAGACCGGCGACATCGGCGAGCTCGACGCGGATGGCTACCTGAGGATCACCGGCCGCAAGAAGGAGATCATGGTGACGGCGGGCGGCAAGAACGTCGCCCCGACGACGCTCGAGGACCCCATCCGCTCGAACCTCATCGTCGGCCAGGTCGTCGCCGTCGGCGACCAGCGGCCCTTCGTCGGCGCCCTGATCACGCTCGACACCGAGATGCTGCCGACGTGGCTGAAGAACAACGGCCTCGACGAGGGCATGCGCGTCGAGGACGCCATCTCGAACGAGGCCGTCGTCGCCGAGGTCACGCGCGCCGTGCAGCACGGCAACACGCAGGTCTCGCGCGCGGAGGGCGTGCGCAAGTTCGTCATCCTGCCGATCGACTTCACCGAGGACAACGGCCACCTCACGCCGAAGATGTCGATCAAGCGCCACAACATCGTCAAGGACTTCGGCGACGAGATCGAGCGCCTCTACGCCGACCAGTCGTACGGCGTCTCGGTGCCGTAG
- a CDS encoding peptide deformylase — protein sequence MTVREIRVFGDPVLRTAGDPVDPADPATRQLVEDLVETVRVPGRAGVAACQIGVAARAFSYNVDGDVGYVLNPVLVEVRGDVELVDEGCLSVPGLGYPTPRHPWARVEGVDLDGGRVILEGSGLMAQMLQHECAHLDGRLYVQALEKDMRAQAMADIRASAWF from the coding sequence ATGACCGTTCGCGAGATCCGCGTGTTCGGCGACCCCGTGCTGCGCACGGCCGGCGACCCCGTCGACCCCGCCGACCCCGCCACGAGGCAGCTCGTCGAGGACCTCGTCGAGACCGTGCGCGTGCCCGGCCGCGCCGGCGTCGCCGCCTGCCAGATCGGCGTCGCCGCCCGCGCGTTCAGCTACAACGTCGACGGCGACGTCGGCTACGTGCTCAACCCCGTGCTCGTCGAGGTCCGCGGCGACGTCGAGCTCGTCGACGAGGGCTGCCTGTCGGTGCCCGGCCTCGGCTACCCGACGCCGCGGCATCCGTGGGCGCGCGTCGAGGGCGTCGACCTCGATGGCGGCCGCGTGATCCTCGAGGGCTCCGGCCTCATGGCGCAGATGCTGCAGCACGAGTGCGCCCACCTCGACGGCCGCCTGTACGTGCAGGCGCTCGAGAAGGACATGCGCGCGCAGGCGATGGCAGACATCCGCGCCTCCGCCTGGTTCTGA
- a CDS encoding FAD-dependent oxidoreductase: MIDVELAVVGSGSGNAVVGREWAGRAVAIVDDAPAFGGTCLNRGCIPTKMLVHPADVVESVRHGARIGVTGAATADWHAVQERVFGRIDGNAASSERWRLGQEGVHVVREHVHLEDARTLVTASGERIRFERLVIAVGSRPRAIPGVDPALVHTSDTVMRIPTLPPTAVVVGGGAIAVELAHVLSAFGVEITMVLRGDRVLSGEDAAVSDLATRAAADRFTVLRGRTVVGVEAVGDDRRVTLDDGSVLDTGLVLNATGRIPNADALGAAELFDTHPDGRLVTDARLRVLAGGEPVEGVYALGDVTSAHQLKHVANEQARVVRANLRGEATEDLLGPIPQAIFGHPEVASFGMRGQDAPADAVVVDRAYASTAYGWAMEDESSFARLVVGRDGQILGAHVVGPQAAILLQPLVLAASQRQSVRGLARSLYWPHPALTEVIENVLLDAEKELNR, from the coding sequence GTGATCGACGTCGAGCTCGCCGTCGTCGGCTCCGGCAGCGGCAACGCCGTCGTCGGCCGCGAGTGGGCGGGGCGCGCCGTCGCGATCGTCGACGACGCGCCCGCCTTCGGCGGCACGTGCCTCAACCGCGGCTGCATCCCCACGAAGATGCTCGTGCACCCCGCCGACGTCGTCGAGTCGGTGCGCCACGGCGCTCGCATCGGCGTCACGGGTGCCGCGACCGCCGACTGGCACGCCGTGCAGGAGCGCGTCTTCGGCCGCATCGACGGCAACGCGGCCTCGAGCGAGCGGTGGCGCCTCGGGCAGGAGGGCGTGCACGTCGTGCGCGAGCACGTGCACCTCGAGGACGCGCGCACGCTCGTGACGGCGTCGGGGGAGCGCATCCGCTTCGAGCGCCTCGTCATCGCCGTCGGCTCGCGGCCGCGCGCGATCCCGGGCGTCGACCCCGCGCTCGTGCACACGTCCGACACCGTCATGCGCATCCCGACGCTGCCGCCGACCGCCGTGGTCGTCGGCGGCGGTGCGATCGCGGTCGAGCTCGCGCACGTGCTGTCGGCGTTCGGCGTCGAGATCACGATGGTGCTGCGCGGCGACCGCGTGCTCTCGGGCGAGGACGCCGCCGTCTCCGACCTCGCGACGCGCGCCGCCGCCGATCGGTTCACGGTGCTGCGCGGGCGCACGGTCGTCGGCGTCGAGGCCGTCGGCGACGACCGCCGCGTGACCCTCGACGACGGCTCCGTGCTCGACACCGGGCTCGTGCTCAACGCGACGGGCCGCATCCCGAACGCCGACGCGCTCGGCGCCGCCGAGCTCTTCGACACGCACCCCGACGGCCGCCTCGTCACCGACGCGCGGCTGCGCGTGCTCGCGGGTGGCGAGCCCGTCGAGGGCGTCTACGCGCTCGGCGACGTCACGAGCGCGCATCAGCTGAAGCACGTGGCGAACGAGCAGGCGCGCGTCGTGCGCGCCAACCTGCGCGGCGAGGCCACCGAGGATCTCCTCGGCCCGATCCCGCAGGCGATCTTCGGCCACCCCGAGGTCGCGTCGTTCGGCATGCGCGGACAGGATGCGCCCGCCGACGCCGTCGTCGTCGACCGCGCGTACGCGTCGACGGCGTACGGCTGGGCGATGGAGGACGAGTCGTCGTTCGCCCGCCTCGTCGTCGGCCGCGACGGGCAGATCCTCGGCGCTCACGTCGTCGGCCCGCAGGCCGCCATCCTCCTCCAGCCGCTCGTGCTCGCCGCGAGCCAGCGCCAGTCGGTGCGCGGCCTCGCCCGCAGCCTGTACTGGCCGCATCCCGCATTGACCGAGGTGATCGAGAACGTCCTGCTCGACGCCGAGAAGGAGCTGAACCGATGA